The Thermococcus sp. genomic sequence AGAAAGAAGGTTTAATCGTCCTCAGAAACGACCAATACAAAATTGAGGGTAACAAGTTAATTCTCAAAGGCCTTGGAAAATTCCAACACTTGGAAGTCCAGTTTAAAGGCCGAATACACTTGAGGGGCAAGCAAAGACGCTTAGAAATAACTTATGATGAGGTAAAGCGGAAATGGTATGCTCACGTTAGCCTCACCGTTGAAGAAGAGTTAATCAACGACGAGTGGGTTGAAGTCCCAAGGCAACCCTTGGGCAACTTCTCTGCTGGCATTGACCTCGGAGTGAACAATTTAATGGCGGTCTACGTGGAAAACGGTGAAAGCTTCCTCGTGAACGGAAGACCCTTGAAAGCCATAGACTTCTACTTCAGGAAGGTTATCGCTGATTATCAGTCAAAACTCAACAAGTCTGGAGCGAAAACGAGTAGAAAACTCAGAAGACTGCACGAGAAGGCCAAACTCCAAGCCAAGCACTACATTAACACTACCGTGAGGCAGACCCTCGAGAGGCTCTACCGCCTCGGAATTTCGAGAATTGTGGTTGGCTACCCCAAAGGTATTAGTAGGAACTCCGATAAGGGAACGAGGCAGAATTTCCTCCTCTCTCACGTTTGGCGGTTTAACACGGTGATTCAACGGCTCAAAGAAGTCTCCGAAGAGTATGGTATTAGTGTCGTGGTTGTTGATGAGGCTTTCACGTCTAAGGTTTGTCCCGTTTGCGGGAAGCCTCATTATGGGGCGAGGTTTGTTCGTGGATTATTTAAGTGTCCCGCGACGGGGCTTGTGTTTAACGCGGACTTAGTTGGAGCGTTTAACATTTTAAAGAAGGTGGCAAAAACGATAACCCCGAACTTGGGTTGGTCTCTATGCCCAAGTGAGGGGTAATTGGCCGGAGACCCGGCCAGAGGGGTTGAAGACCTGTTTTAGTTTGGGTTTTAATGAGACCCCTCAAACTTCCCCGCAGTTGGGTTAGGGGGTCCTCGTTGGAACCCTCGCCCTTCAGGGGGGAGGAAGTCAGTCGCTTTAAGGTTGAACCTCTTGAAACTTGCTCCTTGACGAGGGCATGACTGACCTCTTGCCCTTTAAGGAGAAGGATGCACACTTTGATCAAATTTGTTTTGCAAAGTTTGCTTGCCCGCCAGAGTTCCCCCGGCGCTATCCATAAATACTGTTATCCCAAGTAGAATTGATGAGCGCCCCTGTGTTCAACTCGAAACTCTGTGCCATCTGCAAGGGTAGAAAGCTCCTCTGCGGCAGATCAACTTGTCCTATACTCGAACGCTTTAGGGTAGCTCGTACCGTGGAGCGAAAACTGAACAAGCGCCACCTCTTTGGCTCCTCCCCGCCAAGTGTCTTTGTTGGAGAGTATGGCTATCCCAAGGTTAGAATAGGGCCCCTTGTCCCCCCCATTGAAGGGAAAACGGATTACCTCGACAGTCCGCTCAAATGGGAGAACAAAACCATAAAGGACATCCTCTACTACCGCTCGTTACTCGTCATGGGCGAGACCATGGCTGATATCCATGTGAGAAAGAGTGGTAGGATTCTAAGCGAGGTCCAAGAGCTGGCGATGAGCGTTAAATCCGTCGATAGCGAGATACTCCTCAAAAGGAAGCCCGTCCTAAAGGTTCTCCCAAGCGAGTTCGCCCCTCCGTTGGGGCCAAAGGCTGAACTCCTCGACTTTGAACTGACTGAGAACCCAAAAATCCCCCGCAGAACCGACTACGTTGTGGGCGACGAGCTTAAAGCAGAGGGGGCGGTAATGCGCCTCTACAACTGGGGTTTCGACGAATACTACATTATAAGGCTCCTTTCAGCGGGACTCCTCGGCGTTGACAAGAAGCTCGTTCCAACAAGGTGGAGCATCACCGCAGTTCAGGATACAATAGGCAAGAACGTGAGGAAGGAGATTCTCCATTATCCCCTCATCAACGACTACGAGGTCTACTTCTACCGCTTCATGGGCAACCGCTACGCCGTTCTTCTGATGCCCGAAACTTACGCCTTCGAGCTTTTGGAGATCTGGTTAAAAGGTTCCCTCTTTGGGGCGAGTGAACCGAGCGTAATCCACGACTATGAGGACTTTCGTGGAAGGAGGGAGTACGTCAAAGAAACGGCTGGGGCTTACCATGCCGCTCGGCTGAGCGTCCTTGAAGTTCTACGCAAGAGGAAGAGGCAGGCTAGGGCGGTGGTCTTCCGTGAGGTTACCCCTGAGTACTACGCCCCCGTTGGGGTGTGGCAGATAAGGCTCGGTGTCAAGAAAGCTATAGGCAACCCCATAGGTCACTTTGGGACCCTCAATGAGGCCCTTGAGGTCATCAGAAGGCGTCTTGAACACCCATTTGGGAAGTATCTTCAGAGGAGTTACATCCTTGGAAGTCTCGCGAAGCAGAAGACCCTCGACCAGTGGCTCGGAAGAGATATATACCGTCTTGGTGGAGGGAGAGCGGATGGATGATAACGGCTCCCCTCCGCTGAAGGTGATGAGTGCACGTCAGGCTGGACCCTGGTGGTTAAAATGAGAAAGAAGCTTGCCTTAATAAGCCTCGATGGCAACGGAATCTACAACCTCAAACACATGCCCTTCCTGAGTGAGCTTACAGAAAGCGGCGACTTTGCGGTGGTTGATTCGATCTTCCCAACGCTCACCGACTTGGTTCACACGAGTGTTATGACCGGTGTGTGGCCGAAAGATCATGGCGTCGTTGAGAATGGCTACTACGACAGGCTAAGCGACAGGAAGGTGAACTTCTATGATTATGAGGTGGCTTTTAACCCCCATAGGGTCATAAAGGCCCCTACCATCGTGGATATCCTCAGGAGAAGAGGCGTTAGAACAGCGGCGGTGAGCGGCTACATCATGCCGCCATTCAGTGGGGCCGACATCAGAATTTTCCCGCCGTTCTTCGCGAACGATAAGATGTACCGGGAGCACGGGAGGGACTGGAGAAAGGATGTATGGGTTTTAAATTCAGCACTTTATCTCTACGAGGAGTGCAGGCCGGATTTGCTCCTCGTTCACTTCGCCTCGATAGATGGTATGAGCCACGACCACGGACCTCTGAGTGAAGGTGTACTTAAAGCGGTCGAAACCGTTGACACAGCCGTTAGAACACTGTGGGGGCGTCTTAATGAAGAATACGCATTCATAATCTTTGCTGACCACGGACAGGAAAAAGTGCACACTTGGGTGAACCTAAGGACTTACCTAAGAAAGCACGGAATTGAAACGTTCAGGGTTTCCTCGGGCGGTGGCGTTCACGTCTATCTGAAGGATCCAAATCAGAGCGGGGAAGCGTTTGAAGTTTTGAGGAGGGCGCCGGGGGTTGGGAATGTCTTCCTTCGCGATGAGCTCCCCTACTTAGACACTCCCAACAGCGGCGAGCTTATAGTATCGGCCAAATCCGGCTACTGGTTCTGTTCCCACAGAATGTGCAAGGGAGTTAAAGGGGTGAGCCACTGGATCAAGGGCATGCATGGCTCGATGAACGAACCTGTTGTCAAGGTTCCGCTGATTCTGTGGGGCTTTGGGAGAGTAAACCTCAAAGAAACGGGCCTTATGGACATAGCCCCGACGGTTCTGAGATTCTTCGGTGTTGAAAAACCTGCTAACATGGTGGGAAAGAGTCTAATTTAACGACCACGGGTTTCATGAATTCAAGAACTCACCAATGATGATCTTGCACACGAGAAACAGAGAAAAGCAGAGATAAAGGAGAGAATCCTCAATCTCAGCGCGAGGACTGGGCGATCCTCTCGGTCTCTTCCTTCTTGCTGTAGGCGAAGCTCTTTGGATCTCCATTGGCGGCGGCTATGATCTCCTCCGCGAGGGCTTGGGCGTAACTGGTCTTGTTCCTGTAGCACTTGGCCGAGGCGCCGAGGGAGATGTTTTTGAGTGCTATGTCGAGCCTCCTGAGCGGGGAGACATCAACGGCCATGTGGTAGCGGATTCCACCGAAGGCAATGGTTGTGGTGTCCTCCCTTGGAGCTGAGTTCTCAATGGCTCTTACAAGAACCTGGATTGGGTTCTGCTTCGTCCTGCGCTCAATGATCACGAAAGCATCCTTAACGACCTCATAGGCCTTCATCTTCTTGCTCATGAGGGAGCGGTGCTCCCTTCTCATGAAGTGGCCACCGACCTTGTGGCCGCTTGAGCCGCTCCTCATGACCTTGTTTATCAGGCGCTCAACGATATGGACGTTGGCCTTTCCAAAGGACTTCTTGGCGTGTCTTCCGTGACTGTGCGGGAGTATGCGGGCATCGAGGTTAATGTAAGGTTTGAGTGATGGATCGTTGACGGTAACGTCCTCAACACTCCATCTGCCCATGACCTTCGGCTCATCAGGGATGAAAAAGCGCTCGGTGAGTGCCTTGCTCATAGATTTCACCTCCTCGGTTTCTCCTTCCTCCCCTTGACAAGCTCCTTGAGGGAGACCCTGTTGACCTTGACGACCTTGTACCTGATTCCCGGGATATCACCAACGGAACCGCCCTTAGGACCGCCAATTCCTTCGATGACGACCTCGTCGTGCTCGTCTATATGGTTAATGGCACCGTCACCTGGGGTGAACGCGGTAACGACTTTGCCGTTCTTGATGAGCT encodes the following:
- a CDS encoding Nre family DNA repair protein: MSAPVFNSKLCAICKGRKLLCGRSTCPILERFRVARTVERKLNKRHLFGSSPPSVFVGEYGYPKVRIGPLVPPIEGKTDYLDSPLKWENKTIKDILYYRSLLVMGETMADIHVRKSGRILSEVQELAMSVKSVDSEILLKRKPVLKVLPSEFAPPLGPKAELLDFELTENPKIPRRTDYVVGDELKAEGAVMRLYNWGFDEYYIIRLLSAGLLGVDKKLVPTRWSITAVQDTIGKNVRKEILHYPLINDYEVYFYRFMGNRYAVLLMPETYAFELLEIWLKGSLFGASEPSVIHDYEDFRGRREYVKETAGAYHAARLSVLEVLRKRKRQARAVVFREVTPEYYAPVGVWQIRLGVKKAIGNPIGHFGTLNEALEVIRRRLEHPFGKYLQRSYILGSLAKQKTLDQWLGRDIYRLGGGRADG
- a CDS encoding alkaline phosphatase family protein — translated: MRKKLALISLDGNGIYNLKHMPFLSELTESGDFAVVDSIFPTLTDLVHTSVMTGVWPKDHGVVENGYYDRLSDRKVNFYDYEVAFNPHRVIKAPTIVDILRRRGVRTAAVSGYIMPPFSGADIRIFPPFFANDKMYREHGRDWRKDVWVLNSALYLYEECRPDLLLVHFASIDGMSHDHGPLSEGVLKAVETVDTAVRTLWGRLNEEYAFIIFADHGQEKVHTWVNLRTYLRKHGIETFRVSSGGGVHVYLKDPNQSGEAFEVLRRAPGVGNVFLRDELPYLDTPNSGELIVSAKSGYWFCSHRMCKGVKGVSHWIKGMHGSMNEPVVKVPLILWGFGRVNLKETGLMDIAPTVLRFFGVEKPANMVGKSLI
- the rpsG gene encoding 30S ribosomal protein S7, whose protein sequence is MSKALTERFFIPDEPKVMGRWSVEDVTVNDPSLKPYINLDARILPHSHGRHAKKSFGKANVHIVERLINKVMRSGSSGHKVGGHFMRREHRSLMSKKMKAYEVVKDAFVIIERRTKQNPIQVLVRAIENSAPREDTTTIAFGGIRYHMAVDVSPLRRLDIALKNISLGASAKCYRNKTSYAQALAEEIIAAANGDPKSFAYSKKEETERIAQSSR